A single Oncorhynchus mykiss isolate Arlee chromosome 22, USDA_OmykA_1.1, whole genome shotgun sequence DNA region contains:
- the LOC110501777 gene encoding leishmanolysin-like peptidase, with translation MMATELRRFWKLFGSLRRIFTFSLLFLFVHCHTCKHQVPSLSEVVHKVYLKSERLTKRSSDQQLKIQIIYDSSVDKLTSDKRRLVKDKLFPQAIDYLQKVFQVRRKSGPILLSRQCVTNQYLRKKDDPHRYCQGSCADITKCGPVIVPEHHLQQCKVCSETGRSCGSAGAPDGKGVEGADFVLYVSGVTTERCGQENIVAYAAYCQLESELDRPIAGYANLCPNMISTQPQEFESMLSTVKHEIIHALGFSAGLFAFYHDYNGKPLTPRFASGLPAFNESLGLYQWSDAVIRRVTRLWDIRGGVMVRHEVHLLVTPRVVEEARRHFGCPILEGMELENQGGMGTELNHWEKRLLENEAMTGSHTQNRVFSRITLAIMEDTGWYRANYSMAERLDWGKGLGCDFVMKSCKFWIERQRQSRKVVTPYCDTVRATPLQLTCRQDQLAVAVCNLQKYPQDIPLDYQYFDHIPDVSVRDIASYGGAVEIADYCPFSQEFSWHLSGEYQRNSYCRVQENQPDWWRNYGAEQYGPDSVCLYQKTSFIMEQCTRRMTYPDWGSGCYKMSCSTQGLTVWVQDTEFQCVHTGQLLRVSVRVNDWVYNGVLVCPACSDFCSACPLPQQLPPLNSTRRVPIDPCSSSSSLVVTLWLLLLNLIPLLAGFILCVRN, from the exons ATGATGGCGACGGAGCTGAGACGCTTTTGGAAGCTGTTTGGGTCACTGAGACGTATTTTCACCTTCTCACTTCTATTTTTGTTTGTGCATTGTCATACGTGTAAACATCAAGTCCCATCTCTGTCGGAG GTTGTCCATAAAGTATATCTGAAGTCGGAAAGATTAACCAAAAGAAGCTCTGATCAACAATTAAAGATACAAATAATTTATGACTCAAGTGTGGACAA GTTAACCTCAGATAAAAGAAGACTTGTGAAG GATAAACTTTTTCCACAAGCAATTGATTATTTACAGAAGGTTTTTCAGGTTCGCCGGAAATCAGGGCCTATACTACTCAGCAG ACAATGTGTGACCAATCAGTATCTGAGGAAGAAAGATGACCCTCACCGCTACTGCCAGGGATCATGTGCAGACATCACAAAGTGTGGACCCGTCATTGTTCCTGAGCATCATCTGCAG CAATGCAAGGTGTGCAGCGAGACCGGGAGGTCGTGTGGCTCAGCAGGAGCTCCGGATGGGAAGGGGGTGGAAGGGGCTGATTTTGTCCTCTACGTCAGCGGGGTGACTACAGAACGCTGTGGACAGGAGAACATTGTGGCCTATGCTGCATACTGTCAGCTGGAGTCTGAGCTGGACAG GCCCATTGCTGGATATGCCAACCTGTGCCCCAATATGATATCCACCCAACCTCAGGAGTTTGAGAGCATGCTGTCAACTGTCAAACACGAAATCATACATGCCTTG GGTTTTTCAGCAGGGCTGTTTGCGTTTTATCATGATTATAATGGTAAGCCATTGACACCTCGGTTTGCAAGTGGACTACCAGCATTCAACGAGAG TTTAGGCCTGTATCAATGGAGTGATGCTGTGATACGTAGAGTGACTCGATTATGGGACATCCGTGGTGGAGTGATGGTCCGTCATGAAGTGCATCTTCTAGTGACGCCGCGTGTTGTG GAGGAAGCGAGGAGACACTTTGGCTGTCCCATTCTGGAGGGTATGGAGCTGGAGAACCAGGGAGGGATGGGTACTGAGCTGAACCACTGGGAGAAGAGGCTACTAGAG AACGAAGCAATGACTGGATCGCACACACAAAACAGAGTGTTTTCTAGGATCACCTTGGCCATCATGGAAGACACAGG TTGGTACAGAGCCAACTACAGCATGgcagagaggctggactggggcaAGGGCCTGGGCTGTGACTTTGTGATGAAAAGCTGTAAGTTCTGGATTGAAAGGCAACGTCAGAG TCGTAAAGTGGTGACCCCTTACTGTGACACGGTGCGTGCCACACCCCTCCAGCTAACCTGCAGGCAGGACCAGCTGGCTGTGGCTGTCTGCAACCTGCAGAAGTACCCTCAGGACATACCCCTGGACTACCAG TACTTTGACCATATCCCTGATGTCTCTGTGAGGGACATTGCCTCCTACGGTGGAGCTGTGGAGATCGCTGACTACTGTCCCTTCAGCCAGGAATTCAGCTGGCACCTGAGTGGAGAGTACCAACGCAATTCCTACTGCAGGGTCCAGGAGAACCAACCCG ATTGGTGGAGGAACTATGGCGCTGAGCAGTATGGTCCAGACTCTGTTTGTTTGTACCAGAAGACATCCTTCATCATGGAGCAGTGTACCAGGCGCATGACCTACCCTGACTGGGGAAGTGGTTGTTATAAG ATGTCTTGCTCTACCCAGGGTCTGACAGTATGGGTGCAGGATACTGAGTTTCAGTGTGTGCATACCGGTCAGCTGCTGAGAGTTAGTGTGCGTGTTAATGACTGGGTCTACAACGGGGTTCTCGTCTGTCCTGCCTGCTCAGACTTCTGTAGCGCCTGCCCTCTACCACAACAGCTGCCTCCCCTCAATAGTACCAGGAGAGTTCCTATTG ACCCGTGCTCCAGTTCCTCCAGCTTAGTGGTAACTCTGTGGCTTCTATTGTTAAACCTCATCCCTCTGCTAGCTGGATTTATCCTGTGTGTGcggaactga
- the LOC110502125 gene encoding acetylcholinesterase collagenic tail peptide: MPKQCAFILHLIIGCTVILTEATPSFRSGKKNIWLVPKCKTFLSPPPPPPPFPPSTRTSALLVDITEYLRGPKGEKGCKGPKGQMGRRGQKGEEGTHGSPGVIGLIGQKGEKGDRGWRGLFGDIGRPGTHEGPQGRTGSKGEKGLKGDPGQKGGKGSTGKPGLHGQKGDRGLKAYTGLRGLDGPRGSPGHRGTMGIKGRRGPHGLTGYHGVVGKQGTTGKTGAPGEVYVIQGHRGEKGHKGPSAFCNCSSANSFKPIPGTGRYNADKAVSIYIVNGESEMSELRSENVMILRRDTRMLFVYSGSEWIDVMAQNKHPTASAL; the protein is encoded by the exons ATGCCAAAGCAATGTGCTTTTATACTCCATCTTATCATTGGCTGTACTGTCATACTCACAGAAGCTACACCATCCTTCCGATCAG GTAAGAAGAATATCTGGTTGGTTCCGAAATGCAAAACatttctgtctcctcctcctcctcctcctccgtttcctcCATCGACACGGACATCTGCCCTACTG GTTGATATAACGGAATATCTCAGGGGACCAAAGGGTGAAAAG GGCTGCAAAGGACCAAAGGGTCAGATG GGTCGACGCGGTCAAAAGGGAGAAGAGGGAACCCATGGTTCCCCTGGTGTGATAGGACTCATAGGCCAAAAG ggagagaagggggacagAGGCTGGCGTGGTTTATTCGGTGACATTGGCAGACCTGGAACACATGAG GGTCCTCAAGGACGCACTGGTTCAAAA GGCGAGAAGGGACTGAAAGGTGACCCGGGACAAAAAGGTGGAAAG GGTTCCACTGGAAAGCCTGGTCTCCATGGACAGAAG GGTGACCGAGGACTAAAAGCATACACTGGATTACGAGGACTGGATGGACCTAGGGGAAGTCCCGGGCATAGAGGGACAATG GGAATAAAAGGTCGTCGTGGACCGCATGGGTTAACTGGATATCATGGAGTTGTGGGCAAACAGGGCACAACAGGAAAAACTGGTGCTCCAGGGGAAG TATATGTTATTCAAGGACACAGAGGGGAGAAAGGGCATAAAGGACCTTCTGCCTTTTGTAATTGTTCTTCAGCAAATTCCTTCAAGCCAATCCCTGGCACAGGAAGATATAATGCTGATAAGGCAGTATCT ATTTACATTGTGAATGGTGAGAGCGAGATGTCGGAGTTAAGATCTGAAAATGTTATGATCCTGAGGAGAGATACTCGCATGCTGTTCGTCTACAGTGGCTCTGAATGGATTGATGTTATGGCTCAG AACAAACATCCCACTGCATCTGCTCTGTGA